The Methanoplanus sp. FWC-SCC4 genome has a window encoding:
- a CDS encoding aldo/keto reductase has product MLYRLNPKTGDKFSALGFGAMRLPLKEDGNIDEKTATSMLRGAIDCGLNYIDTGYDYHNQESESFLGRALQDGYRQKVNIATKLPSWHVNSREDMDNILNEQLKKLQTDRIDYYLLIALSKSRWEKLLDLGVLEFLDQAKKDGRIKYAGFSFHDDYDFFVDLINCYDWDICQIQYNYLDENFQAGTRGLEYAAEKGIGVAVMMPLRGGHLANNIPKDILDLFKEAEIKRSPAEWGYRWVLNHPAVTVVLSGMSSQEQVDENIRIAKTSEPNSLTYKELELVDNIAGKIRERMKIGCTTCGYCMPCPNGVDIPSCFVHYNNSFLFNDYDTAGFYYHSMLGNESDGKGDASLCINCNACSEKCPQKIDIPKMLLEVKNHFD; this is encoded by the coding sequence ATGCTTTACAGATTAAACCCTAAAACCGGGGATAAATTTTCCGCTTTAGGATTCGGCGCAATGCGTCTTCCGTTAAAAGAAGACGGAAACATTGATGAAAAAACAGCAACATCAATGCTTAGAGGAGCAATCGACTGCGGTCTCAATTATATCGATACCGGATATGACTACCATAATCAGGAGAGTGAAAGCTTTCTTGGACGCGCTTTACAGGACGGTTACAGACAAAAAGTTAATATCGCAACCAAACTTCCATCATGGCATGTTAATTCACGTGAAGATATGGATAATATCCTGAATGAACAGCTTAAAAAACTTCAGACCGACAGAATAGATTATTATCTTTTAATTGCTCTCTCAAAAAGCAGATGGGAGAAACTTCTGGATCTAGGGGTGCTTGAGTTTCTTGATCAGGCAAAAAAGGACGGAAGGATAAAGTATGCCGGTTTTTCTTTCCATGACGATTATGACTTTTTTGTAGATTTGATAAACTGTTATGACTGGGACATATGCCAGATACAGTACAACTACCTTGATGAAAATTTCCAGGCAGGTACAAGGGGTCTTGAATATGCAGCTGAAAAGGGAATAGGTGTTGCGGTAATGATGCCTCTTCGCGGCGGCCATCTTGCAAACAATATTCCAAAAGATATTCTTGACTTGTTTAAGGAAGCTGAAATAAAAAGATCACCTGCCGAGTGGGGATACAGATGGGTTTTAAATCACCCGGCAGTCACGGTTGTTTTAAGCGGTATGAGCAGTCAGGAGCAGGTCGATGAAAACATACGCATAGCAAAGACCAGTGAGCCGAATTCACTTACATACAAGGAACTTGAGCTTGTAGACAATATCGCCGGAAAAATCAGGGAAAGAATGAAAATTGGGTGCACAACCTGCGGCTACTGTATGCCCTGCCCGAATGGTGTGGACATTCCGTCCTGTTTTGTTCACTATAACAATTCATTCCTTTTCAATGATTATGATACAGCCGGCTTTTATTATCACTCAATGCTCGGAAATGAATCGGACGGTAAAGGTGATGCATCGCTTTGCATAAACTGCAATGCCTGCAGTGAAAAATGCCCCCAAAAAATTGATATTCCAAAAATGCTTTTGGAAGTTAAAAACCACTTTGACTAA
- the rpsJ gene encoding 30S ribosomal protein S10, translating to MQKARIRLSGTDFEKVEMVCDRIREIAERTGVNLSGPVPLPTKRMVVPIRKSPDGEGTATWDRWQMRVHKRLIDLDADERALRQLMRIHVPKDIGIEIVLEN from the coding sequence ATGCAAAAAGCCAGGATTCGTCTTTCAGGAACAGATTTTGAAAAAGTCGAGATGGTCTGTGACCGCATCAGGGAAATAGCAGAGAGAACAGGTGTAAACCTTTCAGGTCCTGTACCCCTTCCGACAAAAAGGATGGTGGTTCCTATTCGCAAGAGCCCCGATGGAGAGGGTACTGCAACATGGGATCGCTGGCAGATGCGTGTCCACAAGAGACTGATTGATCTTGATGCAGATGAGCGTGCACTCAGACAGCTGATGCGCATTCACGTCCCAAAGGACATCGGCATTGAGATTGTTCTTGAGAACTAA
- a CDS encoding LEA type 2 family protein, whose protein sequence is MKGFFNRYLNASKKTIAFAAIILLTAAVVLSSLYVPAIFFKAPDISLISIEISGISTDKTDLNMEILIDNKNPIGGTIDDLSFDILMNDNGRMKHVAHGEKNSISIQAKENKDVMIPVEIYHKSLIPLALKTVLDENIEITIRGQAYYRFLIWKIHVPFEKKITYDPDLNSIAGFLRNITF, encoded by the coding sequence GTGAAGGGTTTTTTCAATCGTTATCTTAATGCATCAAAAAAAACAATCGCTTTTGCTGCAATAATATTACTTACAGCAGCAGTTGTTTTATCCTCCCTTTACGTCCCGGCTATTTTTTTTAAGGCTCCGGATATCTCCCTTATATCAATTGAAATCTCAGGGATCTCGACTGATAAAACAGATCTTAACATGGAAATTCTTATTGATAATAAAAATCCCATTGGAGGAACAATAGACGATCTCTCCTTTGATATACTGATGAATGATAACGGCCGGATGAAGCATGTTGCACACGGAGAGAAAAACAGCATTTCGATTCAGGCAAAGGAGAACAAAGACGTCATGATACCTGTTGAAATATATCACAAAAGCCTGATCCCGCTTGCATTAAAAACGGTTCTTGACGAAAACATAGAAATTACAATCAGGGGACAGGCATATTACCGCTTCTTAATCTGGAAGATCCATGTTCCTTTTGAAAAGAAAATAACTTATGATCCTGATTTAAATTCGATTGCGGGATTTTTACGGAATATCACATTCTAA
- a CDS encoding flippase activity-associated protein Agl23 yields MTAANFFSQFRDYGRFFTVERTLILIFIIGILFRFLFLDLKLLHHDESIHSWFAWNLLTKGEYVYDPVYHGPFLYYVTAGIFGIFGASDFTGRILPALFGSLLVGLVYPVYRLGYLNKRQTVFAALFLAISPDLIYFSRFLRNDIFVVFFTLLLLVALLYYIERKELKYALLAGVAAGLGLAAKENMPIVFLIFGSYLLYLIYTGRFTLPKTWIRDFVLSVFLMGGILALFYSSFGAHPEILIEGPVNAISHWTAMHNQQRLGGPAYFYIILFLLYELPVLLLGIAGVYDFIRCKKQGISVACETAKSEYSDTGMNTGKSAETASSLTTFDKNREFTRFCIYWMILSLLVYAYLGEKVPWLILHQLVPMIFVAVYNFEKWKVWLSAAGIIFLLLMTAHVAFTPADISEPIVQVQNSEDLRFVMEIIDSADRVAISNEVRWPFVWYYINDYPDKVSYYPEGYDAARGPEDYDVIILYDVEKVDKIPGFEKYSFKKSYWISVYDLIKTPWQKGNMLDSGYRQLIFSDIKSLIGYYFTRDAKTGSINLDVFVKSQ; encoded by the coding sequence TTGACAGCCGCAAATTTTTTCTCTCAATTTAGAGATTATGGCAGGTTCTTTACTGTTGAGAGAACTCTGATTTTAATATTTATTATCGGAATTTTATTCAGATTTTTGTTTCTTGATTTAAAACTGCTGCATCATGATGAGTCTATTCATTCATGGTTTGCGTGGAATCTTTTAACAAAGGGCGAATATGTTTACGATCCTGTATATCACGGGCCTTTTTTGTATTATGTGACAGCCGGAATTTTTGGAATATTCGGGGCATCTGATTTTACAGGCCGGATTCTGCCGGCATTGTTTGGGAGTCTGCTTGTTGGTCTGGTATATCCTGTATACAGGCTTGGATATCTTAACAAAAGGCAGACAGTATTCGCAGCACTCTTTCTTGCAATATCTCCGGATTTGATCTATTTCTCAAGATTTTTGAGAAATGATATATTTGTGGTATTCTTCACTCTGCTTTTGCTTGTGGCTCTCCTTTACTATATTGAGAGAAAAGAACTGAAATATGCCCTGCTTGCAGGTGTCGCTGCGGGTCTTGGTCTGGCTGCAAAGGAGAATATGCCGATTGTATTTTTGATATTCGGATCATACCTGTTATATCTCATATACACCGGCAGATTCACGCTGCCTAAAACCTGGATTCGTGACTTTGTTCTCTCCGTCTTTTTGATGGGAGGGATACTGGCTCTGTTCTATTCTTCGTTTGGAGCCCACCCGGAAATATTAATTGAAGGGCCGGTAAATGCAATTTCACACTGGACGGCGATGCACAACCAGCAGAGGCTTGGAGGTCCGGCGTATTTCTATATCATCTTATTCCTGCTATATGAACTTCCTGTACTTCTTCTGGGAATTGCAGGAGTATATGACTTTATCAGATGCAAAAAACAGGGAATCTCAGTAGCCTGTGAGACTGCCAAATCTGAATATTCTGACACTGGAATGAATACAGGGAAAAGCGCTGAAACAGCTTCTTCTCTCACAACCTTTGATAAAAACCGGGAATTCACCCGATTCTGCATCTATTGGATGATACTCTCTTTGCTGGTCTATGCATATCTGGGTGAAAAAGTGCCCTGGCTGATACTGCATCAGCTCGTTCCGATGATCTTTGTTGCCGTGTATAATTTTGAAAAATGGAAGGTCTGGTTATCGGCAGCGGGAATTATATTCCTTTTATTGATGACAGCACATGTTGCCTTTACTCCGGCAGACATAAGCGAGCCGATAGTGCAGGTTCAGAATTCAGAAGACCTCCGTTTCGTTATGGAAATAATTGATTCGGCTGACAGGGTTGCCATATCAAATGAAGTCAGATGGCCTTTTGTCTGGTATTACATCAACGATTATCCGGATAAGGTTTCATATTATCCGGAAGGTTACGATGCCGCAAGGGGTCCTGAGGATTATGATGTCATTATTTTGTATGACGTTGAAAAAGTGGATAAAATACCGGGTTTTGAGAAGTATTCCTTTAAGAAAAGTTACTGGATAAGTGTGTATGATCTGATTAAGACTCCCTGGCAGAAAGGGAATATGCTTGACTCAGGATACAGGCAATTGATTTTCAGTGATATAAAGAGCCTTATTGGTTACTACTTTACGAGGGATGCAAAGACCGGCAGCATCAACCTGGATGTTTTTGTAAAATCCCAATAA
- a CDS encoding 4Fe-4S binding protein, translating to MPDYGLHTKGGVITQKDGDNCTIRTRMPAGILSIEKMRGIADIAEQFGQDRVHLTTRQTIEIPHIHFTDIDKIGEALEANGTPIGSERDEIVNIVACPGNDRCKFANIDSINLAFRIDEKLFGKEMPVKVRISISGCPYACTSPILNEIGIVGRVKPIRTPGLCTGCGQCSEYCKEMAIAVVNGEAIVNDELCMQCGVCIESCPFKLIQVSNRGYLITVGGRRGRHPKLGRELVEVETEDEVIEVIDKLVYWVYRRAWSGRLLSDQLDDINFEKFKGDILESLEV from the coding sequence ATGCCTGATTATGGTTTACATACCAAAGGCGGAGTCATTACGCAAAAGGATGGGGATAATTGTACCATCAGAACGCGTATGCCCGCCGGGATACTGTCGATTGAAAAAATGCGTGGCATTGCTGACATCGCTGAACAATTTGGTCAGGACAGGGTACATCTGACAACCCGTCAGACAATAGAAATCCCTCACATCCACTTTACCGATATAGATAAAATTGGAGAGGCCCTTGAGGCAAACGGGACTCCTATTGGTTCTGAAAGAGATGAAATTGTGAATATTGTGGCATGCCCGGGAAATGACAGGTGCAAATTTGCCAATATCGATTCAATAAATCTTGCCTTCCGTATTGACGAGAAACTTTTTGGAAAAGAGATGCCTGTCAAGGTAAGAATTTCAATTTCAGGCTGTCCTTATGCCTGCACAAGTCCCATACTAAATGAAATAGGTATAGTTGGAAGAGTAAAGCCGATAAGGACACCGGGACTTTGCACGGGGTGCGGCCAGTGTTCCGAATACTGCAAGGAGATGGCAATTGCGGTTGTAAACGGTGAGGCTATTGTAAATGATGAACTATGCATGCAGTGTGGTGTATGTATCGAGTCATGCCCGTTCAAACTGATACAGGTCAGCAACAGAGGATATCTAATCACTGTCGGGGGAAGAAGGGGAAGACACCCAAAGCTCGGGCGTGAACTGGTTGAAGTTGAGACCGAGGATGAGGTGATAGAGGTTATTGACAAACTTGTCTACTGGGTTTACAGGCGTGCGTGGTCAGGAAGACTTCTCTCAGATCAGCTTGATGACATAAACTTTGAAAAATTCAAAGGCGATATTCTGGAATCACTTGAGGTGTAA
- the cobT gene encoding nicotinate mononucleotide-dependent phosphoribosyltransferase CobT gives MSFLSVVPDISFKKPMAAMVIGNSMLSTVPGVSAAGANPKATLMTPNLDAELIVNGLKKGMDIPLSPRGCATPATITRALLELCNIEPLIVNAGLVNTPKIPCIDVYGRPGGDPRKEDAVPDAHELYQKGITIGKQWNSYSDLLMLGESVPGGTTTALCVLRGLGYDVGVSSSFIKNNSSVKKVICRDVLARIKNDNIKDPLDIVRYAGDPMMPVVAGITKGFKGEIILSGGSQMLAVCAVLKAMNKKMPPLVTTEYVRADTVADIEGAVKEVGAVAWYTDPDFENIGRESLRRYCDGEVKEGALLSGALWLSYMMNYSKEEIWKAILEYLDRFGCK, from the coding sequence ATGAGTTTTCTATCAGTTGTACCTGACATTTCGTTTAAAAAGCCCATGGCGGCGATGGTCATAGGCAATTCAATGTTATCAACAGTCCCGGGAGTATCTGCGGCAGGGGCAAATCCAAAAGCAACCCTTATGACCCCGAATCTTGATGCAGAACTGATAGTAAACGGTCTGAAAAAAGGAATGGATATCCCCTTAAGCCCGCGTGGATGTGCAACACCTGCAACCATAACCCGTGCACTGCTTGAACTCTGCAACATTGAACCCTTAATTGTCAACGCAGGTCTTGTAAATACTCCCAAAATTCCGTGCATCGATGTCTACGGGAGACCCGGCGGTGATCCCAGAAAAGAAGATGCAGTACCGGATGCACATGAACTGTATCAAAAGGGGATTACAATAGGAAAACAGTGGAACAGTTACAGCGATCTGTTAATGCTTGGAGAAAGTGTTCCCGGAGGAACAACCACAGCACTTTGTGTCCTCAGGGGTCTTGGATATGATGTTGGCGTTTCCAGCAGTTTCATTAAGAACAATTCATCAGTGAAGAAAGTTATCTGCAGGGATGTTCTCGCCAGGATTAAAAACGACAATATCAAAGACCCTCTCGATATAGTCAGGTACGCAGGAGATCCTATGATGCCCGTCGTTGCCGGAATCACAAAGGGCTTTAAAGGAGAGATTATCCTTTCAGGTGGATCGCAGATGCTTGCAGTCTGTGCAGTCCTGAAAGCAATGAATAAAAAAATGCCGCCCCTTGTCACAACAGAATATGTGCGCGCAGACACAGTTGCAGATATTGAGGGTGCCGTAAAAGAGGTTGGCGCTGTTGCGTGGTATACAGACCCTGACTTCGAAAATATCGGAAGGGAATCCCTGAGGCGCTATTGTGACGGCGAAGTAAAGGAAGGTGCGCTCTTAAGCGGGGCACTCTGGCTGTCTTATATGATGAATTATAGCAAAGAAGAGATCTGGAAGGCAATTCTTGAATACCTGGATCGTTTTGGATGCAAATAA
- the cobS gene encoding adenosylcobinamide-GDP ribazoletransferase, translated as MKGFLTSVRAMFQFCTILPLGQPADYDEYARRFYLMPLTGYLVGGLAALASVLFADLQLSAAVALAVVMVIYGFNHFDGLLDLGDGLMAHGSREKRIKALTDQQIGAGGVATGILVLLLTYSGLLSVASIPFAILAAEVMAKFSQVVFVVNGKPFREGMHSYTHSFTKWWFTPVAFMLCLPLLLLPLNAFEFGGIFIGMAIPVILLYVLSNRLFGGVNGDVAGASNEIVRMFVIIALAILS; from the coding sequence ATGAAAGGATTTCTAACCTCTGTCCGTGCAATGTTTCAGTTTTGCACCATACTTCCGCTTGGACAACCTGCCGACTATGACGAATATGCACGCCGCTTTTATCTGATGCCTCTTACAGGCTATCTGGTGGGAGGGCTTGCAGCTCTTGCCTCAGTTCTTTTTGCAGATCTTCAGCTGTCGGCGGCGGTGGCTCTTGCTGTTGTGATGGTAATTTACGGTTTCAATCACTTTGACGGTCTCCTTGATCTGGGCGACGGTCTGATGGCACATGGAAGCCGTGAAAAACGAATAAAGGCCCTTACTGATCAGCAGATTGGTGCAGGAGGTGTTGCAACAGGTATTCTTGTTCTTCTCCTGACTTATTCCGGACTATTATCGGTTGCGTCCATACCTTTTGCGATACTGGCGGCTGAGGTAATGGCAAAATTCTCACAGGTTGTCTTTGTGGTAAACGGGAAACCTTTCAGGGAAGGTATGCATTCGTACACCCACTCTTTTACAAAGTGGTGGTTTACGCCTGTCGCATTTATGCTCTGCCTCCCTCTTCTCCTCCTGCCCCTGAATGCCTTTGAATTCGGAGGCATCTTTATCGGTATGGCTATTCCTGTGATTTTATTGTATGTGCTTTCAAACAGGCTTTTTGGAGGAGTCAACGGGGATGTTGCCGGCGCATCAAATGAAATTGTGAGGATGTTTGTAATAATTGCTCTTGCAATCCTTTCCTGA
- a CDS encoding GMP synthase subunit A, which translates to MRPIYLVNNFGQFNHLIKRMLRDLEIDAEMIKNDTPPETVAEECRGIILGGGPDISRANFAMEYVDLGLPVLGICLGHHIIASRRGGTVTKGAMGGFGGVEVEILDHCNILEGFPDKISVWASHADEVRKMPEGFTLLAKSDICGVEAMAKPDEHLYGLQWHPEVSHTENGHIVFENFDRITKELL; encoded by the coding sequence ATGCGTCCCATATATCTTGTAAATAACTTTGGGCAGTTTAACCATCTAATCAAGAGAATGCTAAGAGATCTTGAGATAGATGCGGAAATGATTAAAAACGACACCCCGCCTGAGACAGTAGCTGAGGAATGCAGGGGAATTATCCTGGGCGGAGGACCTGACATCTCGCGTGCAAACTTTGCAATGGAGTATGTAGACCTTGGTCTCCCGGTACTTGGAATCTGTCTCGGCCACCACATAATTGCATCCAGAAGAGGCGGCACAGTAACAAAAGGTGCAATGGGCGGCTTTGGCGGTGTTGAAGTTGAAATCCTTGACCACTGCAATATACTCGAAGGCTTCCCGGACAAAATTTCAGTATGGGCATCACATGCAGATGAAGTCAGGAAAATGCCTGAAGGCTTTACACTTCTTGCAAAATCCGACATCTGCGGTGTTGAGGCGATGGCAAAGCCTGATGAACACCTCTACGGCCTTCAGTGGCACCCTGAAGTAAGTCACACTGAAAACGGACATATAGTTTTTGAAAACTTTGACAGAATTACAAAAGAGCTGCTCTGA
- a CDS encoding YkgJ family cysteine cluster protein encodes MQDREKTGQEIKKTGFQCRMCGECCSNVSEDSNLVLLSAPEIREIIEATQLSWNDIAEPYPETFSENDSTFTFAWCLRRNEKNCIFLGPGNRCKIYKHRPLICRTYPFMITEDGLTAFECPGLGEEITKEEALMLSDELICRKEKEDMEFNKISNIYENTKMPRNSFCVIDSEGVKKIG; translated from the coding sequence ATGCAGGACAGAGAAAAAACGGGACAGGAGATCAAAAAAACGGGTTTTCAGTGCAGAATGTGCGGCGAATGCTGCTCAAATGTTTCTGAAGACTCAAATCTTGTTCTTTTAAGCGCTCCTGAAATCAGGGAAATAATCGAAGCAACCCAACTTTCATGGAACGATATTGCTGAACCATATCCTGAAACTTTCAGTGAGAATGATTCAACATTTACATTCGCATGGTGCCTTCGCAGGAACGAAAAAAACTGCATATTTTTAGGTCCGGGTAACAGGTGTAAAATATACAAACACCGCCCGCTCATCTGCAGGACTTATCCTTTCATGATAACAGAGGACGGGCTGACAGCCTTTGAGTGTCCGGGTCTTGGAGAAGAGATAACAAAAGAAGAGGCCCTTATGTTATCAGACGAACTTATCTGCCGGAAAGAGAAAGAAGATATGGAATTTAATAAAATTAGTAATATCTATGAAAATACAAAAATGCCCCGCAATAGTTTTTGTGTGATAGATAGCGAGGGGGTTAAAAAAATTGGGTGA
- the tuf gene encoding translation elongation factor EF-1 subunit alpha: MAAEKPHMNLAVVGHIDHGKSTTVGRLLFETGAVPAHVIENFRKEAESKGKGSFEFAWVMDNLKEERERGITIDIAHKRFDTDKYYFTVVDCPGHRDFVKNMITGASQADAALLVVAAPDGAMEQTKEHVFLSKTLGINQLIIGINKMDAVKYDEKRYEEVKAQLSDLIKMVGFNPAQVPFIPMSAFNGDNIAAKSENTKWYNGPTVLEALNDLVSPELPTALPFRLPIQDVYTISGIGTVPVGRVETGVMKKGMKVSFMPANKDGEIKSIEMHHEEIPEALPGDNVGFNVRGVGKNDIRRGDVCGPADAPPSVAEEFTAQIVVLQHPSAITVGYTPVFHCHTSQVACTFVELVKKLDPRTGQVKEENPTFLKAGDAAIVKFRPVQPMVIENFKDIPQLGRFAIRDMGSTIAAGMCISIQQKEMR, translated from the coding sequence ATGGCAGCTGAGAAGCCACATATGAATCTGGCCGTGGTTGGGCACATCGACCACGGAAAGTCCACAACAGTGGGTCGTTTACTGTTTGAGACCGGTGCAGTACCTGCGCACGTTATCGAGAACTTTAGAAAAGAAGCAGAATCAAAAGGAAAGGGTTCCTTTGAGTTTGCATGGGTAATGGACAACCTCAAAGAGGAGCGCGAGCGTGGTATCACAATTGATATCGCTCACAAGAGGTTCGACACAGACAAGTACTACTTTACAGTAGTAGACTGCCCAGGCCACCGTGACTTTGTCAAAAACATGATCACCGGAGCATCACAGGCAGATGCAGCACTTTTAGTTGTTGCAGCACCTGACGGCGCAATGGAGCAGACAAAGGAGCACGTTTTCCTTTCAAAGACACTTGGTATCAACCAGCTTATCATTGGTATCAACAAGATGGATGCAGTCAAATACGATGAGAAGCGCTATGAGGAAGTAAAGGCACAGCTCTCCGATCTTATCAAGATGGTAGGATTCAACCCTGCACAGGTTCCTTTCATCCCAATGTCAGCTTTCAACGGCGACAATATTGCAGCCAAATCCGAGAACACAAAGTGGTACAACGGTCCAACAGTTCTTGAGGCTCTCAACGATCTTGTTTCACCGGAACTTCCAACAGCACTTCCGTTCCGCCTCCCAATTCAGGATGTTTACACAATTTCAGGTATTGGAACAGTACCTGTAGGACGTGTTGAAACAGGTGTCATGAAGAAGGGAATGAAAGTTTCATTCATGCCTGCAAACAAGGATGGAGAAATTAAGTCAATTGAGATGCACCACGAAGAAATTCCTGAGGCACTACCTGGAGACAACGTAGGTTTCAACGTCCGTGGTGTCGGAAAGAACGATATCCGCCGCGGTGATGTTTGTGGTCCTGCAGATGCACCACCATCAGTAGCAGAAGAATTCACAGCACAGATTGTTGTTCTTCAGCACCCAAGTGCAATCACAGTCGGATACACCCCTGTATTCCACTGCCACACATCACAGGTAGCATGCACATTCGTTGAGCTCGTCAAGAAGCTTGACCCACGTACAGGTCAGGTCAAAGAAGAGAATCCAACATTCCTCAAAGCAGGAGATGCCGCAATTGTTAAGTTCCGCCCGGTTCAGCCTATGGTAATTGAGAACTTCAAGGACATCCCACAGCTTGGAAGATTTGCAATTCGTGATATGGGATCAACAATTGCAGCTGGAATGTGTATCAGTATTCAGCAGAAAGAGATGAGATAA
- a CDS encoding polymer-forming cytoskeletal protein: MDDIKGEFLWQCTIPDNTELQEHTLKTDKSIIIGDRCKIDYGLFGDEVLVSEFCSIKGNIRAESDIRLDNWSEVTGDVYTNGDAYIGEGVKIDGRLVVLGDLDLGDNVQINKGFEAKGWISIRNPLPVVTYIMLYLITLLGLEKEEDIVAFFEKLFSEDNDNSSMPLIIPPNSTLNMEKFSVTQSMKIGKLCRLHGNIHAESVIIEENNTIFGSISANRDIKISGGNVIHGAVTSNAGNVIIEKDAHILGDIRCRSIVIDEEALIDGTIRAPGGLKIERGKK; encoded by the coding sequence ATGGATGATATTAAGGGAGAATTTCTATGGCAGTGTACAATTCCTGACAATACCGAACTGCAGGAACATACCCTGAAAACTGATAAAAGCATCATCATCGGGGACCGTTGTAAGATAGATTACGGTCTTTTTGGTGATGAGGTTCTTGTCAGTGAATTTTGCAGCATAAAGGGAAATATTCGTGCAGAAAGTGATATCAGACTGGATAACTGGTCTGAGGTAACAGGAGATGTGTACACAAACGGGGATGCATATATCGGAGAGGGTGTAAAGATAGACGGGCGCCTGGTGGTTCTCGGCGACCTTGATCTTGGGGACAATGTCCAGATAAATAAGGGATTTGAGGCAAAAGGATGGATATCAATCAGGAATCCTCTTCCTGTTGTAACATACATCATGCTTTATCTGATAACTCTTCTGGGTCTTGAAAAAGAAGAAGATATAGTGGCTTTTTTTGAAAAATTATTCTCCGAAGATAATGATAATTCATCAATGCCCCTGATAATACCTCCAAATTCAACCCTTAACATGGAGAAGTTCTCAGTAACGCAAAGTATGAAAATTGGTAAGTTGTGCAGACTGCATGGAAATATCCATGCTGAATCTGTAATTATTGAAGAGAACAATACGATATTCGGCAGTATATCTGCAAACAGGGATATAAAGATCTCAGGCGGAAATGTCATACACGGGGCTGTTACGTCCAACGCCGGAAATGTAATTATCGAAAAAGATGCGCATATACTCGGAGATATCAGGTGCCGTTCCATTGTAATTGACGAAGAGGCCTTAATTGACGGTACTATTCGTGCACCGGGGGGACTAAAGATAGAGAGAGGGAAAAAATGA